A region from the Chitinophaga sp. Cy-1792 genome encodes:
- a CDS encoding acyltransferase family protein, which translates to MQATTLHMENGRQLGVARYQWVDYAKGIAIILVVYRHMLYGLQHTGLPVAQWIIDGNNMLFSFRMPLFFLLSGLFFQAGLKKRGPAGLLADRTNNLLYPYIIWAAIQITLQIVFSRFANADRSLWSYAEIFIQPRSLDQLWYLFALFNVTALYLFNHSIARFNTTQQLLLGLVFLGLAPWAVPVSTCYDVMLHYIFFSIGVAVAPSLLNDNAQQQLAQGKYLLLLLPVFAYSQWYFLLHQQLNLFLYAVIALVGSLFMILLSAWLAKFNVLGVFKIIGTYSLYIYLLHVMLAAVLRSMLIKCGIHNVPVLLLLLIAGAIPLSVLVYKTMLKYRLGWLFKGPFKVKKANV; encoded by the coding sequence ATGCAGGCAACAACGCTACATATGGAAAATGGCCGTCAGCTGGGCGTTGCACGCTATCAGTGGGTAGACTATGCTAAAGGCATCGCTATCATACTGGTGGTATATCGTCATATGCTGTACGGACTTCAGCATACCGGCCTGCCCGTGGCCCAATGGATCATCGACGGCAATAATATGCTGTTCAGTTTCAGAATGCCACTGTTCTTCCTGTTGTCTGGCCTGTTTTTCCAGGCAGGGCTAAAAAAACGCGGCCCTGCCGGCCTGCTGGCAGACCGTACCAATAACCTGTTATATCCCTATATCATATGGGCTGCGATACAGATTACTTTACAGATCGTATTCAGCCGCTTCGCCAATGCCGACAGGAGCCTGTGGAGTTATGCTGAGATTTTCATACAGCCCAGGTCGTTAGATCAGCTGTGGTACCTGTTTGCATTATTTAACGTAACAGCATTGTACCTGTTTAACCACAGTATTGCCAGGTTCAACACTACGCAGCAGCTATTACTGGGCCTGGTGTTCCTCGGACTCGCGCCATGGGCCGTTCCGGTAAGCACCTGCTACGACGTCATGCTGCATTATATCTTTTTTAGTATAGGCGTTGCCGTAGCGCCGTCGTTACTGAATGACAATGCGCAACAGCAACTGGCACAGGGGAAATACCTCTTGCTGCTGTTACCGGTATTTGCTTACTCCCAGTGGTATTTCCTGCTCCATCAACAGCTGAACCTGTTCCTTTATGCGGTAATTGCCCTTGTCGGAAGCCTGTTTATGATTTTATTATCTGCATGGCTGGCAAAGTTCAATGTACTGGGCGTATTCAAAATCATCGGTACTTATTCTTTATATATCTACCTCCTGCATGTCATGCTGGCGGCTGTACTTCGCAGTATGCTCATAAAATGCGGGATTCACAACGTACCGGTTTTATTGCTGCTGCTGATCGCAGGAGCTATTCCGCTATCGGTGCTGGTATATAAAACCATGCTGAAATACAGACTGGGATGGTTGTTTAAGGGCCCGTTCAAAGTAAAAAAAGCAAACGTATGA